A single region of the Anaerococcus urinomassiliensis genome encodes:
- the rpsU gene encoding 30S ribosomal protein S21 — MTEIRVGENESIDSAIKRFKRQCARSGVLSEYRRREHYEKPSVIRKKKNDAAKRKNRKNK, encoded by the coding sequence ATGACAGAGATCAGAGTTGGAGAAAACGAATCAATCGATAGTGCAATTAAAAGATTCAAAAGACAATGCGCAAGATCCGGTGTACTTTCTGAATACAGAAGAAGAGAACACTACGAAAAACCAAGCGTTATTAGAAAGAAAAAAAATGACGCTGCTAAAAGAAAAAACAGAAAAAATAAATAA
- a CDS encoding histidine triad nucleotide-binding protein, translated as MDCVFCKIAAGEIPTEAIYEDENLIAFNDLDPQAPIHFLVIPKKHITSLATLDEADSALISQIMLTIAKLAKDKGLEGYRVVTNIGEEGGQSVPHLHFHVLGGRSFNWPPG; from the coding sequence ATGGATTGTGTATTTTGCAAGATTGCAGCAGGAGAAATTCCTACTGAAGCGATCTATGAAGATGAAAATTTAATTGCATTTAATGATCTAGATCCACAAGCACCTATCCATTTTCTTGTTATACCAAAAAAGCACATAACAAGTTTAGCTACGCTTGATGAAGCTGACAGCGCTCTTATAAGTCAAATTATGCTAACTATAGCAAAACTTGCCAAAGATAAAGGCCTAGAAGGCTACAGAGTTGTCACAAACATTGGCGAAGAAGGGGGACAAAGCGTTCCTCACTTGCATTTTCATGTACTAGGGGGCAGATCATTTAACTGGCCACCAGGCTGA
- a CDS encoding NAD(P)-dependent oxidoreductase: MKIAFFKAHHLAYDYVKEWENENKIKVDIIDEKLSPDNLDILADYDGIAMTLPKSFDNLIYEKLHRLGIKQIALTSVGYDIFDLEKAKENDIIITNVPDYSPESIAEFTIMMILKALKKDKEIQKNLRDNDYRQKANILGQTFKGKTLGIYGLGRIGQDVAKIADAFGANVVTYSPRGKKDIDGVTFLSSYDELLKKSDIITIHSALTEENYHFFDKEAFAKMKDGALIFNCARGGLINTKDLLDAIDSGKIAFAGLDVYENEKVINGRKDPNYQDEILDRLLSNDRVDYYPHITYLTNTSLENQAKYALNAVVEVLKTGDSKNRIN; this comes from the coding sequence ATGAAAATAGCGTTTTTTAAAGCCCATCACCTGGCCTATGACTATGTCAAGGAGTGGGAAAATGAAAATAAGATAAAAGTTGATATAATTGACGAGAAACTTAGCCCAGATAATTTGGATATATTGGCTGATTATGATGGAATTGCCATGACCCTACCCAAATCTTTTGACAATCTTATCTATGAGAAATTACATAGACTAGGTATCAAGCAGATTGCCTTAACATCAGTTGGCTATGATATCTTCGACCTTGAAAAAGCAAAGGAAAATGACATTATCATCACTAATGTTCCAGACTATTCTCCAGAATCCATAGCAGAATTTACCATAATGATGATTCTAAAGGCACTAAAGAAAGATAAAGAAATTCAAAAGAACTTAAGGGATAACGACTATAGGCAAAAGGCAAATATCTTAGGACAAACATTTAAGGGCAAGACTTTGGGCATCTATGGCCTTGGAAGGATTGGCCAAGATGTAGCAAAGATTGCAGATGCCTTTGGAGCAAATGTAGTTACTTACAGCCCTCGTGGCAAAAAAGATATTGATGGAGTGACATTTTTATCTTCTTATGATGAGCTTTTGAAAAAATCAGACATCATAACAATTCATTCAGCCCTTACAGAGGAAAACTATCACTTCTTTGATAAGGAAGCTTTTGCCAAGATGAAAGATGGAGCATTGATATTTAATTGTGCTAGGGGAGGTCTTATCAATACAAAAGACTTGCTAGATGCCATTGATAGTGGAAAGATTGCCTTTGCTGGCCTTGATGTCTATGAAAATGAGAAGGTTATAAATGGCAGGAAAGATCCAAACTACCAAGATGAGATTCTTGATAGGCTTTTGTCTAATGATAGGGTCGATTACTATCCTCACATAACATATCTGACCAATACCTCCCTAGAAAACCAAGCAAAATATGCCTTAAATGCTGTGGTAGAAGTCTTAAAAACAGGAGATAGTAAAAATAGGATTAATTAA